One Bacteroidota bacterium genomic region harbors:
- a CDS encoding acylneuraminate cytidylyltransferase family protein, translating into MIAIIPARSGSKGLPGKNIKNLCGKPLIAYTIEAAKASASIEKVIVSTDDKAIAEIAIKYGADVPFLRPSYLSTDNSPAIDTYIYTVERLNNEFNFNINEFAVLQPTSPLRTSMDIDNAIKLFSQKNADSVISCCQAAHPPSWAKKINKDGILSNYFESVADNRNRQESEMAFMPNGAIYVFKYKLLKQKQTYYSDKTYAYIMPAERSFDIDSYFDFELAELYIKKQKHGTD; encoded by the coding sequence ATGATTGCAATAATTCCAGCCAGAAGCGGTTCAAAAGGATTGCCGGGCAAGAATATAAAAAACCTTTGCGGCAAGCCTTTGATTGCATACACCATTGAAGCAGCGAAAGCGTCAGCAAGCATTGAGAAAGTGATTGTTTCAACAGATGATAAAGCAATTGCAGAGATAGCAATAAAATATGGAGCCGATGTTCCGTTTTTGCGTCCGTCATATCTTTCAACTGATAATTCTCCGGCTATAGATACTTATATATATACTGTTGAAAGGTTGAATAACGAATTTAACTTTAATATAAACGAATTTGCAGTATTGCAGCCAACATCCCCACTTAGAACTTCTATGGATATTGACAACGCTATTAAGCTTTTTTCTCAGAAGAATGCTGATTCAGTTATTTCATGCTGCCAAGCCGCACATCCTCCCTCTTGGGCAAAAAAAATAAATAAAGATGGCATATTGTCAAATTATTTTGAATCGGTTGCTGATAACAGAAACCGGCAGGAATCGGAAATGGCATTTATGCCCAATGGGGCAATCTATGTATTCAAATATAAATTATTGAAGCAAAAACAAACTTATTATTCTGATAAAACTTATGCATATATAATGCCCGCAGAAAGGTCGTTCGATATTGACAGTTATTTTGATTTT
- a CDS encoding N-acetylneuraminate synthase family protein — protein sequence MPIDFFERIKKNKSPYIIAEVGSNHNGDMDLARKLVDAAKKCGCDAVKFQSWTPQSLIAREEYERNTKYTDSPKKHFGSLKEMVEKYYLREEQHFELKKYCSSVCIDFCSSPFSELEIDLLVKLDVPFIKIASMDVNNLTLLKYAANTNKPIVLSTGMASLDEIKSAVKTIESQGNYKIILLHCISIYPPEFVDINLNNILMLRQTFNYPVGFSDHTIGTSIPLAATTLGSCIIEKHFTIDKDLPGWDHQISADPLEMKTIVNESKNIVKALGMYERVVLKEEEEKKLKFRRSIVAKHNLTAGHIITTNDLVFKRPGTGIPPDEINKIVGKKIKRNIKEDELIHRKDLDI from the coding sequence TGGCAAGGAAGTTAGTAGATGCTGCAAAAAAATGCGGCTGTGATGCAGTGAAGTTTCAGTCGTGGACTCCCCAATCGCTTATAGCGCGGGAGGAGTATGAACGGAATACAAAATACACGGATTCACCCAAAAAACATTTCGGTTCTCTTAAAGAAATGGTTGAAAAATATTATCTCCGGGAAGAGCAGCATTTTGAATTAAAAAAATATTGTAGCAGCGTTTGTATAGATTTTTGTTCATCGCCCTTTTCTGAATTAGAAATTGATTTGCTTGTGAAGTTAGATGTACCGTTTATTAAAATTGCCTCTATGGATGTGAATAACCTTACACTCCTGAAATATGCTGCGAATACCAATAAACCCATCGTCTTATCTACAGGCATGGCGTCACTTGATGAAATAAAATCTGCTGTAAAAACTATAGAGTCGCAAGGGAACTATAAGATTATTTTATTGCATTGTATCTCTATTTATCCTCCGGAATTTGTGGATATAAATCTGAATAATATTTTAATGTTGCGTCAAACTTTTAATTATCCGGTTGGGTTTTCAGACCATACTATTGGCACATCCATACCGCTTGCTGCCACCACGCTTGGCAGTTGTATAATTGAAAAGCATTTTACTATTGATAAGGATTTGCCCGGATGGGATCATCAGATTTCTGCGGACCCGTTAGAAATGAAAACGATTGTAAATGAATCTAAGAACATTGTTAAAGCGCTCGGCATGTATGAGAGAGTCGTGTTAAAAGAAGAAGAAGAAAAAAAACTGAAATTCAGAAGAAGCATTGTTGCGAAACACAATTTGACAGCAGGACACATTATTACAACGAATGATCTGGTTTTTAAACGTCCCGGAACAGGCATTCCTCCCGATGAGATTAATAAGATAGTTGGAAAAAAAATAAAACGGAATATTAAGGAAGACGAATTAATTCATAGAAAAGATTTAGATATATGA